CACATTTTATGGTGTTTATGTATGCATGTGAAATAGTATCCAGTATCCAAGCACAAATactacataaatatatttttaccttacatttttctgcttttataGTATCCCCTGGAGCGTGGTTCGGTTTGAACGACTGTTTGTACCCCAACGTCCACAGATGGGGCTGGGGATTCTCCAACAAACGATGCCACAAGTTTGACTGGTATGCTGGCGAGCCTGTGTACCATCAGAAAGGAGACTATAACTGTGGTATCTTCTGGAGCAGCTACAAATATCATTGGCATGTCGATAGCTGTACACAGAGAAACTACTACGTCTGTGAAATGAAGATGGTAAgtagataaagaaaaaagtttacTGAGTTTACAATCACTTTTAACTGCATTcagataaatataaatttacattcTTTTACAATTTCAGGGAAAGCCTTGCAAATGCCAATACTAAGCAAAATGTAgagttatacaaaataaaacaatatttagatAACATCTTACTTGGCTTGTTATTATTAGCATCATATATtccaattgtataatataatatatattgtgGAAGtgtattttggtaatttttcaaCGTCAGCAACGTTCATCCACACCATTGATATACTGTTAAGCCTTTTTATACATGCAGTGTGTGGTTATTCTTCTATCTGCTCCAGACACATAAATGTAGTACAAAAGACTTCAACAATTAGAGTAATTcgaatatttataatttttttaataaatttgatttttgtatgaaCAAGTGCTTCTCGTTTGTATACAGAACAAGtgatgaaataaaagaaaaaaatgaacttcttgaatcataaaaacatttatttaaaaaaccaaaaaaccacCATGTATTACCGGTATCTTAGAAGTTGAGAGAGCAAAActtaatattatttgaaaagcACAAGTTAAAATTATAGCAAAACTATGTTTTATTAATACTTctcaacttatatatatatatgggttgTCTTATAAATATAGGCATCAAACAATATGCAGTTATAACTGACTTtattcaaaagttaaaaaagtatTACAAAACCAATCTGCACAAGACTGGAGAGGTATCATAGATAACTTACCAAAATGtattaatcataaaatttttaaaaaatcaaatttcactTTAGGGAAGTATTTGCTTATATTACCGAGAGATCTACGGATCACATTTACAGAACACAATGTTGTTTCCTGCAAAAGCATGTGCCCAAAATTGTGACATTTAGTATGATATCAATCTAATGGTCATTCTTATCACATCACAGCAATGCACATTGTTCTTCGTCTTAAAAAACTTGCATATCATAGTTATGGATCCCACCGCTGTTTAAATCTGCTTACCTTATGCAATGGTTACCAATGTCAATATATATTGAGCCTTGAATTAAGATTCATTGTCAAAAACACAAGAGCTTTGATAGTATATCACTAAAAGTAAATATTCCAGTACCCTGGACacataaaaaattcaattctgtAAACAATGAATATGTTAAATTATATATGAGAGATATCGATTATGAAAACCTCCTACACAATACACATGAAAATGTATactattttgtataaatatttggaCCGTTAAGGATCGTCTATGAACtcaattttaaaagatgattttgtactttaaaatatttacatagatGAAAGATGTACATAtcaatatgattttgtttatttttaacaaagagCACATACCATATATAAAAATACGAGTTAAATGTTCATTATAAAAAATGCAAAGATTCAAAATTGAGATTGTTTACAAGTTCATGCTGTAGAggtttttaataaacaattatttcaatGTGTAGAGGTTGGAGTCTGTATGGAATGGATTATCTATGTACGTCTAGTATATTATAGATGTTAAAAGTTCTGTGTGCGATTTGTGTAGAGAAGAGATAATTAAGAACTAATATAGCAATGTATTCTTATGTGTAAAAATCAACAACGAGGAAACCAGTAGAATttgaatacatgaaaaagggattatttcaaataattttatcatttgatttttatgtattgtttaataaattacttgacacatttttattgtttgtttgtacGAGTGCTTGTTAAACCATGAgcaaacaaacatttaaaagttgtcatttaatCGTCTAGGTTTAAAAAACAGGTTACATCTTTTCACATCTTGTATCATTTCAGAAGGTGTGTAATAGCATGCTAGACTCTTGCAAATACTGCTAAAGCGTTTGTTTTTACAACCTGGGTTTGTAGTCACATTTACATTACAGTACTACAAACCAAATTCGTATGTTTGGAATGTACAGAAAAAAGCAAATGAAGTCCAGTGATCAAATGTTCCTTATATACCAGTAACTTGTTTAGTACAGCTAAAAACTGCTCTTATTCTTTGAAAACATTTGTTAGTTAAAATTTGAGTTCATTTGTAAACTCCTTACACTAAAGTAATTATATAATGCACCAACGGTTTATCTGTCAGattttaaggaggccgattttggaggggggggggtggttgcGGAAAAACAACAATAGCAAAGCGaaactctttttattttaaccatatgtaGAGTACACCAACTTTTGTTTATCTACGAAAGTTGAAGAAAATCGACCCTTTGGTTCTTTTTAGGGGTGATCTCAAAATAcagatacatttacataaatatatattcgaAATTGTCATTTTCCGTAATTCGAAGCAGATTAATAAAATACTACGAAAGctttaattcttaaattgtaATATGTGATTAGTAATACCATTGTCTACCTTATATgttgaaaatgataaattctACTGTCTGGTTTTaagtgggggccatctcaaaatatgaaaatgcaccaaattttgctaatATTTGGAATATTACAAGTGTTGACTAATATAACGGATTcgttcaaaaataataaaagtaccCCCGAGGATAGAATTATTATGTGTGTAGATTTTCAACGGCGTACTgcttatactttttcttttatcttactTCTTAAATTATAACGCACTCCTAAAAAGCcttattttatcataacgtcataaatgCAGAATGACTACGCTCACCTACCGCACAacgaaaaaatagttttaaaaataaaatttccctTTAAAAAGCTTAATATTTTAATTGGTATTTTGTTGGTTGTGTTCAAttgtataaatgatatcgaataaaaaattcattaaaagaaCAAATATACTGTATTCTAGTAGAATGCGCAGaaacatgcgcaatgaaaactaaagtcaGCTTCTTTAAATAATGATCTGGATCATTGAAAAATACACATAGACGTCCCCCTTTAAGGAAATATATAGTTGTCATCTTTCACTAAAagaattcaataattaaaacaaaaaagtaaagcatgttttgtaatttgaatttaatcggaataaaatgtttaatagaCACAAACACATGGCTTTCCCTGAAAAGAGAATAAAACGTACAAATTGCAGCTGCAAAATTGTTCAAcctttataaacttaaaaaaaataaccgtCGAGCAAACATTTCAactattgtaatattttttgtaactgTTTGTTCTTACCAGTGGTTTTTCGCAAACATAGTGGTTCTTTTGTCCACAGCTGTCGACGTGCCAGTGGTATTTGTAGGACCTCTTGAACAAACCGCAGTTGTAGTCACCGTGCTCATGATACACGGGTTCGTTACTGTACCAGTCAAATTTGTGGCAGGGCTTGGCAACGAATCCCCAGCACCATCTGTGTTTGTTGGGTCGCAGAATGTCGTTCAGGCCAAGCCAAGATCCTCCTCTTACTATTCAGTTAAAATCAATGTTAGGGTTACAATCTCTGCTATCACATTATCTTGAGTACTCGAAATGTAGTATCGATGTTTAAACGTAATAGGTTTGGGTAAATAATCCACATACCTCCATAGACACTCAACATGTGTCTGACGTACGTGTTCTCGTGAGATTGGTCAATAGAGACCAGATAACCACCCATGGCGGCACATTTCATCTACAATTAACGTTAAGAATTACCACCAATACCTCGGTGAAACATTTAATATCAGGTCCTATGATCTCTATCACTTACTGAGGCTGTGTACCAGTTGAGCTTTTGTCTGCTGAACCAATAACAACGGTTGTTGTACTGATGCCATCCTGGTCCGCAGCCACTTGCTACAAATTTTGCTGCAGCATACTTAAAGGCGTGGTACTTTGGTGCAAAGTCATAGCTGGCCTCAGACACTGGCAAATAAAGGGAAAAGAAGATTATCATTGAGAGTGTTGTCTTCTGCCTACATAAATTTCAGATTCCGTTCGTTCTCCGCAAtttattcgtttttttttattaatgaatatcctaagtaaacattattttttttattgtagaaaATGATAATCACCGATAAGAATTTAGAAAATGTAAAAGAGAAAACAGCATTATGTCTTACGTGTATATTCTATTGAAAGCATTATTTGAtgtgtattattttcataatatacgattttcttcaaaaaagtAAGTTACAATAGAAAgtcaatattttaacaaatggTGTCTTACCAGCCAAGAAAACACCGAGAGCAAGAGCAACTGCTATGGCTATGTTCATCTTGGGACAAGTCCTGATTGGTGACTTCTGTCAAATTCATCTCGTTTTATAATGTTGACGACATCAGATCAATTTCACTATTTTTGCCCTATTCATGTATGTCAAATTAACCATAGTGTTGTTGACTTTTGCGCAAATTCAGCAATATAATCTATTGTAATATCTTATATGCAGTTAGGTACACTCCATTAATTTCGTTCATTCATTATAATGCGTTAATCCTTTTACATGCAGAGTAAAGCTGTTACGTTTAGCAGGTATATATAGTTCATAGTATTTGAAAAAGCAGAAATCAGTTTCCAAAAG
This genomic window from Magallana gigas chromosome 5, xbMagGiga1.1, whole genome shotgun sequence contains:
- the LOC136269537 gene encoding perlucin-like protein, which gives rise to MIIFFSLYLPVSEASYDFAPKYHAFKYAAAKFVASGCGPGWHQYNNRCYWFSRQKLNWYTASMKCAAMGGYLVSIDQSHENTYVRHMLSVYGVRGGSWLGLNDILRPNKHRWCWGFVAKPCHKFDWYSNEPVYHEHGDYNCGLFKRSYKYHWHVDSCGQKNHYVCEKPLGKPCVCVY